From a single Leptotrichia sp. OH3620_COT-345 genomic region:
- a CDS encoding VOC family protein: MNRKNENEYGFNFETVVLRVKNIKKMKDFYLKLLKMDILKENREKEKETVVLGVNKREIIKLVSYGNENIKENNEINVYHVAYLLPSRKDLGNFLKNCIKENIKIDGTGDHSVSEAIYLTDPEANGIEVYADRDSNTWKWDRNYVIMGTTAVNIKELLEISQEISEFKIPENTKIGHIHMETSDLEKEKNFYMEKFGMEIVSCIPGAYFVSINKYHHHFGINRWNSKRKIIKKENSTGIEEIYISVNREIYDKVFLESGKFEIKTPNGIKLIIHLNEK, translated from the coding sequence ATGAATAGAAAAAATGAAAATGAATATGGTTTTAATTTTGAAACTGTAGTTTTAAGAGTAAAAAATATAAAAAAAATGAAAGATTTTTATTTGAAATTACTGAAAATGGATATTTTGAAAGAAAACAGGGAAAAAGAGAAAGAAACTGTAGTATTAGGGGTAAATAAAAGGGAAATAATAAAACTTGTTTCATACGGAAATGAAAATATAAAAGAGAATAACGAAATAAATGTATACCATGTGGCTTATTTATTGCCATCAAGGAAAGATTTAGGAAATTTTTTGAAAAACTGTATAAAGGAAAATATAAAAATTGACGGAACGGGAGATCATAGCGTAAGTGAAGCTATATACCTGACTGATCCTGAGGCTAACGGAATAGAAGTTTATGCTGACAGAGACAGTAATACATGGAAATGGGATAGAAACTATGTTATAATGGGAACAACAGCGGTTAATATAAAAGAATTACTAGAAATTTCCCAAGAAATATCGGAGTTTAAAATTCCTGAAAATACAAAAATAGGACATATTCATATGGAAACTTCAGATCTTGAAAAAGAAAAAAATTTTTATATGGAAAAATTTGGAATGGAGATAGTTTCCTGTATACCCGGAGCATATTTTGTATCCATAAATAAATATCATCATCATTTCGGTATAAACCGATGGAATAGTAAAAGGAAAATTATTAAAAAGGAAAATTCTACGGGAATTGAAGAAATTTATATTAGTGTAAATAGGGAAATTTATGATAAAGTGTTTCTGGAATCTGGAAAATTTGAAATAAAAACGCCTAACGGAATAAAACTGATAATTCATCTCAATGAAAAATAA
- a CDS encoding helix-turn-helix domain-containing protein, whose amino-acid sequence MKKTGEILEEYLKKKMTQTDLAKIIEVSPQYINNIIKNLKSPSENFLEKFYKIFDVNEKDKIKISEYEEFRKLPKKFQEEILLLKKSGERESEDDEINNMEKISILGKFDSGGLFRYSENSEYLFFPKHDTNNELFGIRIQCIHYIPDFYINDILIFEKNNDYRLNDLHGKIALIEYKEKIEVKKIEYMDEIIVVKSLGNNDNMMLLTKDKHSLLKVRGTLKSCFRIF is encoded by the coding sequence ATGAAAAAAACGGGAGAAATACTTGAAGAATATTTAAAGAAAAAGATGACTCAGACTGATTTAGCTAAAATAATAGAAGTGTCTCCTCAATATATTAATAATATAATAAAAAACCTAAAAAGTCCTTCTGAAAATTTTTTGGAAAAGTTTTATAAAATATTTGATGTAAATGAAAAAGATAAAATAAAAATAAGTGAGTATGAAGAATTTAGGAAACTTCCCAAAAAATTTCAGGAAGAAATTCTTTTATTAAAAAAATCAGGAGAAAGAGAAAGTGAAGATGATGAAATAAATAATATGGAAAAAATTTCCATTTTAGGTAAATTTGATAGTGGAGGACTTTTCAGATATAGTGAAAATAGCGAATATCTTTTTTTTCCTAAACATGATACGAATAATGAACTTTTCGGAATAAGGATACAATGTATACACTATATTCCCGATTTTTATATAAATGATATTCTTATTTTTGAAAAAAATAATGACTATCGATTAAATGATTTACATGGAAAAATAGCACTTATAGAATATAAAGAAAAAATAGAAGTAAAAAAAATAGAATATATGGATGAAATCATCGTAGTAAAATCTTTAGGAAATAATGATAATATGATGCTACTGACAAAGGATAAACATTCATTGTTAAAAGTAAGAGGAACATTGAAATCTTGTTTTAGAATATTTTAA
- the ligA gene encoding NAD-dependent DNA ligase LigA, which translates to MKMEDIEKEYKKIRSDIEKYNHYYYNEDKSLISDREYDDLMKKLQNMEKKYPELKGINVEQFFHKENISISPTEKIGGTAGEKFSKVLHKVPMLSLSNTYNISEIKDFDQRIRKITGLDKKLEYVLELKLDGLSISLLYEDGLFKKAVTRGDGQIGEDVTENVKEIMSVPKKLTEPVTLEIRGEIVLPISNFNKINEMREEAGEDVFANPRNAAAGTIRQLDSGIVKGRGLDCYLYYLVNPEKYGINTHYESIGFIEKLGFKTTKVFEKYSDFAELEQAIKKWGEEREKLDYETDGLVIKVNEFLYYDELGYTTKSPRWAIAYKFPAAQVKTKLTNVTFQVGRTGVITPVAELEPVTLSGSVVKRASLHNFDEIERKEIKIGDNVIIEKAAEIIPQVVSVVFDDRTGNERKIEKPENCPVCGTILIKEEGQVALKCLNPVCPEKVKKEIEYFVSRDAMNISGLGEKIVEKFIELGKIKTVVDIYSLKNYRKELENLEKMGEKSIDNLIKNIEESKNREFSKVLYSLGIPFVGKFTANLLTETFKTIEDLKNKEMEELLQVKGIGEKVALSVQSYLKNEDNWKKIIQLKNIGLNFVSKNIEENEIEDNPIKGKKFLATGKLKKYKREEIKNIILKKGGDYLSGVSKNLDYLVIGEKAGSKLEKALKIGVKVLSEDEFEKGFLD; encoded by the coding sequence ATGAAAATGGAAGATATAGAAAAAGAATATAAAAAAATAAGAAGTGACATAGAAAAGTATAATCATTATTATTATAATGAAGATAAATCTCTAATTTCAGATAGAGAATACGATGATTTAATGAAAAAGTTACAGAATATGGAAAAAAAATATCCTGAGTTAAAAGGTATAAATGTGGAACAATTTTTTCATAAAGAAAATATTAGTATAAGTCCTACAGAAAAAATAGGGGGTACAGCAGGAGAAAAATTTTCAAAAGTTTTACATAAAGTTCCGATGTTAAGTTTGTCCAATACGTATAACATTTCTGAAATAAAGGATTTTGACCAGAGAATAAGAAAAATAACAGGACTGGATAAAAAACTTGAGTATGTACTGGAGCTTAAACTTGACGGACTGAGTATCAGTTTGCTTTATGAAGATGGATTATTTAAAAAGGCGGTAACGAGAGGGGACGGTCAAATAGGAGAAGATGTTACGGAAAATGTAAAGGAAATAATGTCCGTTCCTAAAAAATTGACAGAGCCTGTAACATTGGAAATTAGGGGAGAAATAGTCTTGCCTATTTCCAATTTCAATAAAATCAATGAAATGAGAGAAGAAGCAGGAGAGGATGTATTTGCCAATCCGAGAAATGCTGCAGCAGGAACAATAAGACAGCTGGACAGCGGAATAGTAAAAGGCAGAGGTCTTGACTGTTATCTTTATTATCTTGTAAATCCTGAAAAATACGGAATAAATACTCATTATGAAAGTATAGGATTTATTGAAAAATTAGGTTTTAAAACTACAAAAGTATTTGAAAAATATAGTGATTTTGCTGAACTGGAACAAGCGATAAAAAAATGGGGAGAAGAAAGGGAAAAGCTTGATTATGAAACAGACGGACTTGTTATAAAAGTAAATGAGTTTTTATATTATGATGAACTGGGATATACTACAAAAAGTCCGAGATGGGCGATCGCTTATAAATTTCCTGCTGCTCAAGTAAAAACCAAACTGACAAATGTCACTTTTCAGGTAGGGAGGACAGGAGTTATTACACCTGTTGCCGAGCTTGAGCCGGTAACTTTATCAGGCTCGGTTGTAAAAAGAGCAAGTTTACATAATTTTGATGAAATAGAAAGAAAGGAAATAAAAATTGGAGATAATGTTATAATAGAAAAAGCGGCTGAAATAATACCTCAAGTAGTAAGTGTTGTATTTGACGACAGGACAGGAAATGAAAGAAAAATAGAAAAACCTGAAAACTGTCCTGTGTGTGGAACGATATTAATAAAAGAAGAGGGACAGGTTGCATTGAAATGTTTAAATCCTGTGTGTCCTGAAAAGGTAAAGAAAGAAATAGAATATTTTGTATCAAGAGATGCGATGAATATTTCAGGGCTTGGAGAAAAAATAGTTGAAAAGTTTATTGAACTTGGAAAAATAAAAACAGTCGTAGACATATATTCTCTGAAAAATTATCGAAAAGAACTTGAAAATCTTGAAAAAATGGGGGAAAAAAGTATAGATAACCTTATAAAAAATATAGAAGAAAGTAAAAACAGAGAATTTAGTAAAGTTCTTTATTCTTTAGGTATTCCTTTTGTAGGGAAATTTACTGCAAATTTACTGACTGAAACTTTTAAAACAATAGAAGATTTAAAAAATAAAGAAATGGAAGAATTACTTCAAGTAAAGGGAATAGGGGAAAAAGTTGCTCTTTCCGTACAAAGTTATCTTAAAAATGAAGATAATTGGAAAAAAATAATTCAACTCAAAAATATAGGATTAAATTTTGTTTCAAAAAATATTGAAGAAAATGAAATTGAAGATAATCCCATAAAAGGAAAAAAATTTTTAGCTACAGGAAAATTGAAAAAATATAAAAGAGAGGAAATAAAAAATATTATTTTAAAAAAAGGGGGAGATTATCTCTCAGGAGTTTCTAAAAATCTTGACTATCTTGTTATAGGCGAAAAAGCAGGAAGTAAACTTGAAAAAGCTCTTAAAATAGGAGTTAAAGTATTATCTGAAGATGAATTTGAAAAGGGGTTTTTAGATTGA
- the prfB gene encoding peptide chain release factor 2 (programmed frameshift), with protein MDLFEIKKINEQNNMEIQEIRRHLDLDVLNEKIEKLEKKTFEPEFWNSENSQEILKELNILKKLIEEYEKINGIHEDILMLIEFVEMGDDSFEPELEVKISQIEKEIKNFKIKLLLDEKYDRNNTILTINSGAGGTEACDWTEMLYRMYDRWSNQNGFKVEILDSLSGEEAGIKSITLNIKGDYAYGYLKGEKGVHRLVRISPFDSNGKRHTSFAAVNVVPEIEDDVEINIKSEDLKIDTYRASGAGGQHINTTDSAVRITHIPTNTVVTCQKERSQIKNRETALKILKSRLFEMELEKREKEMENIKGTETKIEWGSQIRSYVFQPYKMVKDHRTKAEEGNADKVMNGDISNFINEYLKYIKS; from the exons ATGGATTTATTTGAAATAAAAAAGATAAATGAACAGAACAATATGGAAATTCAAGAAATCAGGAGGCATCTT GACCTTGATGTATTAAATGAAAAAATAGAAAAACTCGAAAAAAAAACATTTGAACCTGAATTCTGGAATAGTGAAAATAGTCAGGAAATATTGAAAGAACTTAATATTTTAAAAAAACTGATTGAAGAATATGAAAAAATAAACGGAATACATGAAGACATATTAATGTTAATAGAATTTGTCGAAATGGGGGATGATTCATTTGAACCTGAATTGGAAGTTAAAATCAGTCAGATAGAAAAAGAAATAAAAAACTTTAAAATAAAACTGCTTCTTGATGAAAAATATGATAGAAATAACACGATATTAACTATAAATTCAGGCGCAGGAGGGACTGAAGCCTGTGACTGGACGGAAATGCTTTACAGAATGTATGACAGATGGTCTAACCAGAACGGTTTCAAAGTAGAGATATTGGATTCACTTTCAGGTGAAGAGGCAGGAATAAAAAGTATAACTCTTAACATAAAAGGAGATTATGCTTACGGTTATCTCAAAGGTGAAAAAGGAGTTCACAGACTTGTAAGGATCTCACCTTTTGATTCTAACGGGAAAAGACATACATCATTTGCTGCAGTAAATGTCGTTCCTGAAATAGAAGATGATGTGGAAATAAATATAAAATCTGAAGATTTGAAAATAGACACATATAGAGCGAGCGGAGCAGGAGGACAGCATATAAATACTACGGATTCTGCAGTTAGGATAACACATATTCCTACAAATACGGTTGTTACATGTCAGAAAGAACGTTCTCAAATAAAAAACAGAGAAACAGCTTTAAAAATCTTAAAATCCAGATTATTTGAGATGGAGCTTGAAAAAAGAGAAAAAGAAATGGAAAATATAAAAGGAACCGAAACAAAAATTGAATGGGGAAGTCAGATAAGATCCTATGTATTTCAGCCATATAAAATGGTTAAAGATCATAGGACAAAAGCTGAAGAAGGAAATGCGGATAAAGTTATGAACGGGGATATAAGTAATTTTATAAATGAATATTTGAAATATATAAAAAGTTGA
- a CDS encoding response regulator transcription factor, translating to MKILVCNKNEKSRLVVGQLLKEMSFSVLLVDSEEKLIEEMKSDSLDLIFLDVASFSNFPKMMERIIKNKKDSYILISINNDDRYSKTEALLNGVDDYIYNDFRLEELSAKLKAIVRILTKKINNDDSEVLSIYDLTLNPINREVIRAGKEILLTNKEFLLLEYFLRNKNRVLTRTMISEKIWDIDFITESNIVDVYINFLRAKVDKGFDKKIIKTVRSVGYIVKE from the coding sequence ATGAAAATATTAGTATGTAATAAAAACGAAAAATCAAGGTTGGTGGTCGGTCAGTTACTTAAAGAAATGAGTTTTAGTGTATTATTGGTTGATTCGGAAGAAAAATTAATAGAAGAAATGAAATCAGATTCGTTGGATTTAATCTTTTTGGATGTAGCATCATTTTCAAATTTTCCTAAAATGATGGAACGAATTATAAAAAATAAAAAAGACAGTTATATTTTGATTTCAATAAACAATGATGATAGATATTCTAAAACTGAAGCATTGTTGAATGGAGTGGATGATTATATTTATAATGATTTCAGACTGGAAGAACTTTCGGCAAAACTTAAGGCAATAGTAAGAATACTGACAAAAAAAATAAATAATGATGATTCTGAAGTTCTTTCAATCTATGATTTGACATTAAATCCTATTAATAGAGAAGTAATTAGAGCAGGAAAAGAAATTTTACTAACAAATAAAGAATTTTTATTGTTGGAATATTTCTTAAGAAATAAGAATAGAGTATTGACAAGAACTATGATTTCCGAAAAAATATGGGATATTGATTTTATAACTGAAAGCAATATTGTAGATGTATATATTAATTTTCTAAGAGCAAAGGTAGATAAAGGATTTGATAAGAAAATAATCAAAACTGTCAGAAGTGTAGGGTATATTGTAAAAGAATAA
- a CDS encoding MalY/PatB family protein, which translates to MMKKYDFETVVNRKNVGSYKWDQMYESYPELEDGIVPFSVADMELKIAPEIREGLKKYIDEMILGYTGPYTDYYDAVINWMKKKHNFDVKKEWISCSPGVVSAIYDCVKSYTEENDGVIVFTPMYYPFYNAIKVNNRKIIDCGLIENKGHYMIDFTKFEELAAEKDNKLVIWCSPHNPVGRVWTKKELEKVAEIALKHNLIIVSDEIHFDIIMDGYKHTVFQTLSEEVADITVTCTAPTKTFNLAGVGISNIIIKNEKLRKKFRKSQEKSSVHIFSPLPYKACELAYNDSEQWLSEMLELINNNQKTVNKFFEEKFDGLRAPLIEGTYLQWLDFRKLGLDNEKLKKFMNEKAKLFFSEGYTFGENGSGFERINLAIPVHILEEALERLYEAIKKEFPEFCK; encoded by the coding sequence ATTATGAAAAAATATGATTTTGAAACAGTAGTAAACAGAAAAAATGTAGGTTCGTATAAGTGGGATCAGATGTATGAAAGTTATCCGGAATTGGAAGATGGAATAGTACCTTTTTCGGTAGCTGATATGGAGCTGAAAATTGCTCCTGAAATAAGAGAAGGACTAAAAAAGTACATAGATGAAATGATATTGGGATATACAGGTCCTTATACGGATTATTATGATGCTGTAATAAATTGGATGAAGAAAAAACATAATTTTGATGTGAAAAAGGAATGGATATCCTGTTCACCGGGAGTAGTTTCCGCAATATATGATTGTGTCAAGTCATATACTGAAGAGAATGACGGTGTCATAGTTTTTACACCTATGTATTATCCTTTTTATAATGCTATAAAAGTAAATAACAGAAAAATCATTGATTGCGGATTAATTGAAAATAAGGGTCATTACATGATAGATTTCACAAAATTTGAAGAACTTGCAGCAGAAAAGGATAACAAATTGGTTATCTGGTGTAGCCCTCATAATCCCGTAGGTCGAGTATGGACCAAGAAAGAGTTGGAAAAAGTGGCGGAAATAGCTTTGAAACATAATTTAATTATAGTATCTGATGAAATTCATTTTGATATTATAATGGATGGCTATAAACATACTGTGTTTCAAACGCTTTCAGAAGAAGTAGCTGATATAACTGTAACATGTACTGCTCCTACAAAGACATTTAATCTAGCCGGAGTAGGTATTTCGAATATAATAATAAAAAATGAAAAACTGAGAAAAAAATTTAGAAAAAGTCAAGAAAAATCTTCTGTCCATATTTTTTCTCCTTTACCTTATAAAGCATGCGAGTTGGCATATAATGATTCAGAACAATGGCTTTCGGAAATGTTGGAATTAATTAACAATAATCAGAAAACTGTAAATAAATTTTTTGAAGAGAAATTTGATGGATTAAGAGCTCCTTTAATAGAGGGAACATATTTACAATGGCTGGATTTTAGAAAATTGGGACTGGATAATGAAAAACTGAAAAAATTTATGAATGAAAAAGCGAAGTTATTTTTTAGTGAGGGATATACTTTCGGAGAAAATGGAAGCGGTTTTGAAAGGATAAATCTGGCAATTCCTGTTCATATTTTGGAAGAAGCACTGGAAAGATTGTACGAAGCAATAAAAAAAGAGTTTCCTGAATTTTGCAAATAA
- a CDS encoding formate--tetrahydrofolate ligase, whose translation MTDIEIAQKAKLEKINVIAGKIGLTEEDYELYGKYKAKVSLSVLEKNSDKKDGKLILVTAITPTPPGEGKSTVTVGLTQALNKFGYNSVAALREPSLGPVFGIKGGATGGGMSQVVPMEDINLHFTGDLHAISTAHNLISACIDNHLSHGNKLDIDVNNITWKRVLDMNDRALRNIVIGMGGKLNGITRESSFQITVASEIMAIFCLAESITDLKNKIGEIVFGYNRKGEMLKVKQLKIEGAATALLKEAIKPNLVQTLENTPVFIHGGPFANIAHGCNSILATKMALKLSDYVVTEAGFAADLGAEKFLDIKARKAGLKPDTIVLVATVRALKHHGGDTELKSENIEMLKKGMSNLEKHIENMQKYNVSVVVAINKFITDTDNEIKEIEKFCNEKGVKVALCEIWEKGGVGGEKLVEKVIEAIKENEKSPKKFAPLYDEKLPIKDKIEIICREIYGADNVKFMPKALNNIKKYVENGYDKLPVCISKTQKSLSDNPNLLGRPIGFEVMVNEVRLSAGAGFLVVMAGEIIDMPGLPKKPAAELIDINENGVITGLF comes from the coding sequence ATGACGGATATAGAAATTGCTCAAAAGGCAAAATTAGAAAAAATAAACGTTATTGCGGGGAAAATAGGACTTACTGAAGAGGATTATGAACTTTATGGAAAGTATAAAGCAAAAGTAAGCCTTAGTGTATTGGAAAAAAATTCAGATAAAAAAGACGGCAAGCTTATACTTGTAACAGCTATTACACCGACACCTCCGGGAGAAGGGAAATCAACAGTCACAGTAGGATTAACTCAGGCATTGAATAAGTTCGGTTATAATTCCGTTGCAGCATTGAGAGAACCTTCCTTAGGTCCTGTATTCGGAATAAAAGGAGGAGCTACAGGAGGAGGAATGTCTCAAGTGGTACCTATGGAAGATATAAATCTTCATTTTACAGGAGACCTGCACGCTATTTCAACTGCTCATAACTTAATTTCAGCATGTATTGACAATCATCTTTCACACGGTAACAAGCTTGATATAGATGTAAATAATATTACATGGAAGCGTGTACTTGATATGAATGACAGAGCATTGAGAAATATTGTAATAGGTATGGGTGGAAAACTGAATGGAATTACACGGGAATCATCATTTCAAATAACTGTCGCTTCAGAAATAATGGCAATATTTTGCCTTGCTGAATCTATTACTGATTTGAAAAATAAGATAGGTGAAATTGTATTCGGTTATAATAGAAAAGGTGAAATGCTTAAAGTAAAACAATTGAAAATTGAAGGTGCGGCAACAGCATTGTTAAAGGAAGCTATAAAGCCCAATTTGGTACAAACATTGGAAAATACTCCTGTGTTTATTCACGGAGGTCCTTTTGCAAATATTGCTCACGGATGTAATTCGATCTTGGCAACGAAGATGGCTCTAAAACTGTCAGACTATGTAGTAACTGAAGCAGGATTTGCCGCTGATTTGGGAGCGGAAAAATTTCTTGATATTAAAGCAAGAAAAGCCGGACTGAAGCCCGACACAATAGTACTTGTAGCAACTGTAAGAGCATTAAAACATCATGGAGGAGATACAGAGCTGAAAAGTGAAAACATAGAAATGTTAAAAAAAGGAATGTCAAATCTTGAAAAACATATTGAAAATATGCAAAAATATAATGTTTCTGTTGTAGTGGCAATAAATAAATTTATAACGGACACAGATAATGAAATCAAAGAAATTGAAAAATTCTGTAATGAAAAAGGTGTAAAGGTGGCACTTTGTGAAATTTGGGAAAAAGGAGGAGTAGGAGGAGAAAAATTAGTTGAAAAAGTAATAGAAGCTATTAAAGAAAATGAAAAGTCCCCAAAAAAATTTGCTCCTTTGTATGATGAAAAATTACCTATTAAAGATAAAATTGAAATAATATGCCGTGAAATTTATGGAGCCGACAATGTGAAATTTATGCCTAAAGCATTGAATAATATAAAGAAATATGTGGAAAATGGATATGATAAATTACCCGTATGTATATCAAAAACACAGAAATCATTGTCAGATAATCCAAATTTACTTGGAAGACCTATAGGTTTTGAAGTTATGGTAAATGAAGTAAGATTATCAGCAGGAGCGGGATTTTTAGTAGTTATGGCAGGAGAAATAATAGATATGCCGGGACTTCCGAAAAAACCCGCAGCAGAATTAATAGATATAAATGAAAATGGGGTAATTACAGGATTATTTTAA
- a CDS encoding superoxide dismutase, whose protein sequence is MFEQVKLPYSYDALEPNIDTKTMEIHYTKHHAAYTNNLNDVLKNKVPEFLNKSIEEILGNLEALPEDIRVAVRNNGGGYYNHNLFFTVIGPNGGGEPTGELAQKINETFGSFEEFKTEFSKAAATRFGSGWAWLTVNKKGELKVRSTANQDNPLMPGATCECSHGTPILGIDVWEHAYYLHYQNRRPDYINAFFNVIDWNEVAKRYNEVK, encoded by the coding sequence ATGTTCGAACAAGTAAAATTACCATATTCTTATGACGCATTAGAACCCAATATAGACACAAAAACAATGGAAATTCACTATACAAAGCATCATGCCGCTTACACAAATAACTTGAATGATGTGCTGAAAAACAAAGTACCTGAGTTTTTAAACAAGTCTATTGAAGAAATACTTGGGAATTTGGAAGCATTACCTGAGGATATCAGAGTAGCAGTGAGAAACAACGGTGGAGGTTACTATAATCATAATTTATTTTTTACTGTAATAGGTCCTAATGGTGGAGGAGAACCTACAGGAGAATTAGCTCAAAAAATAAATGAAACATTCGGAAGTTTTGAAGAGTTTAAAACTGAGTTTTCCAAAGCTGCTGCAACAAGATTCGGTTCAGGTTGGGCATGGCTTACAGTAAATAAAAAAGGAGAACTGAAAGTCAGATCAACTGCAAATCAGGATAATCCTTTAATGCCGGGAGCTACATGTGAATGTTCACACGGGACTCCTATTTTAGGAATAGATGTATGGGAACATGCATATTACCTACATTATCAAAACAGAAGACCTGATTACATAAATGCATTTTTCAATGTTATTGACTGGAATGAAGTAGCAAAAAGATATAATGAAGTGAAATAA
- a CDS encoding Mrp/NBP35 family ATP-binding protein: protein MHGNINIDERKRKINAKMSKIKHKIAIMSGKGGVGKSTVSVNLGYGLYMRGYKVGILDADLHGPNIPLMFGKEGVKLPNLSTPLKVAENLSVSSLSFFVPDNDPIIWRGPQKMGAIMEMLEGIDWGEIDFLIVDLPPGTGDETLTIAQNIGPEAKSIVVTTPQNVSLLDSRRTVKFSRLINMKLLGIIENMSGFICPDCGKEVNIFKKGGAEKMASETKQSFLGSIPMEVSIVEAGDTGLPYIATDSIAAKKMNDIINKILEQLNM from the coding sequence ATGCATGGAAATATTAACATAGATGAGAGAAAGCGGAAAATAAATGCAAAAATGTCTAAAATAAAACATAAGATAGCCATTATGAGCGGGAAAGGAGGAGTCGGTAAGTCTACAGTATCGGTAAATCTGGGATATGGATTGTACATGAGAGGATATAAAGTAGGAATACTTGATGCTGATCTTCATGGACCGAACATACCTTTAATGTTTGGAAAAGAGGGAGTAAAACTTCCAAATCTTTCAACACCTTTGAAAGTAGCTGAAAATTTATCAGTTTCATCGTTGAGTTTTTTTGTACCTGATAATGATCCTATTATATGGAGAGGACCTCAAAAAATGGGGGCTATAATGGAAATGTTGGAAGGGATTGATTGGGGAGAAATTGATTTTTTAATTGTGGATCTTCCTCCGGGAACGGGGGATGAAACATTGACTATTGCACAGAATATAGGTCCTGAAGCTAAATCAATAGTAGTGACTACTCCTCAGAATGTTTCGCTACTTGATTCAAGAAGAACGGTAAAATTTTCACGACTTATAAATATGAAATTATTGGGAATTATTGAGAATATGAGCGGTTTTATATGCCCTGATTGTGGAAAAGAAGTTAATATATTTAAAAAAGGGGGAGCTGAAAAAATGGCTTCTGAAACAAAACAGAGTTTTTTAGGTTCAATCCCGATGGAAGTGTCAATCGTTGAAGCAGGAGATACAGGACTTCCATACATAGCTACTGATTCTATCGCAGCAAAAAAAATGAATGATATAATAAATAAAATTCTGGAACAGTTAAATATGTAA
- a CDS encoding 2-hydroxyacid dehydrogenase, protein MKIVVFDAKPYDIEFFEKWNEKYGAKITYFEEKLSLKNVMLTKYQDVVCTFVNDDLNEKVINILSKNGVRAIAIRAAGYNNVDIKAATDNRVTVFRVPAYSPYAVAEHALALLMTVNRKIHKAYNRTRDGNFSLVGLTGMDLNGKTAGIVGTGKIARIFIKILNGLGMNVIAYDKFPNEQAAKEENFRYVELDELFEKSDVISLHCPLTPETKHIVNYKSIQKMKDGVIIINTARGALIDTSILVEALKDKKIGGAGLDVYEDEKDYFFADKSANILEDDVLARLLSFNNVIITSHQAFLTNEALNNIVETTFENILKFAKKDILQNEVWYDEKSNKIIEGLRKN, encoded by the coding sequence ATGAAAATAGTAGTTTTCGATGCAAAACCCTATGATATCGAGTTTTTTGAAAAGTGGAACGAAAAATACGGGGCAAAGATAACATATTTTGAAGAAAAATTGAGCTTAAAAAATGTGATGCTTACCAAATATCAGGATGTAGTCTGTACTTTTGTAAATGACGATTTGAATGAAAAAGTAATAAATATTCTTTCTAAAAATGGGGTCAGAGCTATAGCAATAAGAGCTGCGGGATATAATAATGTAGATATAAAAGCTGCAACCGATAATAGAGTAACAGTATTCAGAGTTCCTGCATATTCACCGTATGCAGTAGCTGAGCATGCACTTGCTCTTTTGATGACTGTAAACAGAAAGATACATAAAGCTTATAATAGGACAAGAGACGGAAACTTCAGCTTAGTGGGTCTGACTGGAATGGATTTGAACGGGAAAACGGCAGGAATTGTCGGGACAGGAAAAATTGCGAGAATATTTATAAAAATACTGAACGGATTGGGAATGAACGTAATTGCTTATGACAAGTTTCCCAATGAACAGGCAGCAAAAGAGGAAAATTTCAGATATGTCGAACTCGATGAATTATTTGAAAAATCAGATGTTATTTCATTACACTGTCCCCTTACTCCTGAAACTAAACATATTGTAAATTATAAAAGTATACAAAAAATGAAAGACGGAGTAATAATTATAAATACTGCAAGAGGAGCATTAATTGATACTAGCATACTTGTGGAAGCTTTAAAGGATAAAAAAATAGGAGGAGCGGGGTTAGATGTATATGAAGATGAAAAAGATTATTTTTTTGCAGATAAATCGGCAAATATTCTTGAAGATGATGTACTGGCAAGATTGTTGTCATTTAATAATGTAATAATAACATCTCATCAGGCGTTTCTTACTAACGAAGCATTGAACAATATAGTAGAAACTACATTTGAAAATATACTCAAATTTGCTAAAAAAGACATTTTACAAAATGAAGTATGGTATGATGAAAAAAGTAATAAAATTATTGAAGGTCTAAGAAAAAATTAA